A single window of Eucalyptus grandis isolate ANBG69807.140 chromosome 1, ASM1654582v1, whole genome shotgun sequence DNA harbors:
- the LOC104432007 gene encoding uncharacterized protein LOC104432007 isoform X1, with the protein MLGSPAASTSSAATAAAAAASFRSSLLHFSTIHRARTCPSTSQPVEIPAQFVHLIKFLFSFRLGLLFLCGFQSQLSTLSAFSPSCLMGVAGTCGVCSTSIVFVVTRCSSPIKAMAAEAEILSVPDKELRPCSPQGKQALISLSDKTDLLFLEKASRNWGILLSQLEEPHLLWKMPGCPSPKWNSLLASRRWFVSLSLTCIVYSFLSLVALS; encoded by the exons ATGTTGGGTTCTCCCGCCGCTTCCacctcctccgccgccaccgctgccgccgccgccgcttcttTCCGGAGCTCTTTGCTTCACTTCTCCACCATTCACCGGGCCAGAACTTGCCCTTCCACCTCTCAGCCGGTAGAAATTCCGGCGCAATTCGTTCATCTcataaagtttttgttttcttttcgtTTGGGCCTTCTCTTTTTGTGTGGCTTTCAGTCTCAGCTCTCGACTCTATCTGCTTTCTCTCCGTCTTGCCTCATGGGGGTTGCAGGTACCTGTGGGGTGTGTTCGACTTCAATCGTGTTCGTCGTCACGCGCTGCTCCTCTCCGATCAAAGCCATGGCTGCCGAGGCTGAGATTCTGTCCGTGCCCGACAAGGAGCTGCGCCCTTGTTCTCCTC AGGGCAAGCAGGCATTGATATCTTTGTCTGACAAAACTGATTTGCTTTTCTTGGAAAAGGCCTCCAGGAATTGGG GTATACTGTTGTCTCAACTGGAGGAACCGCATCTGCTCTGGAAAATGCCAGGTTGTCCGTCACCAAAGTGGAACAGCTTACTTGCTTCCCGGAGATGGTTTGTTTCTTTGTCCCTTACTTGCattgtttattcttttctttctttagttgCCTTGTCTTAG
- the LOC104453653 gene encoding receptor-like protein 6, producing the protein MASASTQCLGVDQRLLLLELRYSLVFDASTSSKLVRWDQSANSWSGVTCEDGLVVGLDLSEESISGGINGSSSLFRLKFLRSLNLAFNDFNSIAIPSGLANLSRLAHLNLSNAGFAGQIPVELSCLTKLRTLDLSLVYNIHKGLLTLEKLSLRSLIEDMGELRELYLDQVNVSAKGSEWCDALSSSVPKLEVLSMSYCSLFGPIDPSLLRLANLSIIRLDGNDLFSTVPSFLANFSSLKTLSLGEVGLWGEFPHEIFQIQTLHTLDLSSNELLEGSLPEFPENGSLQTLILSDTNISRKFPDSIGNLRNLSRIELFYWSNSIT; encoded by the exons ATGGCTTCAGCGTCAACCCAGTGTCTTGGCGTTGACCAGAGATTACTATTGCTCGAGCTGAGATACAGCCTTGTCTTCGACGCCTCCACGTCATCCAAGCTAGTACGCTGGGACCAAAGTGCTAATTCGTGGAGCGGCGTGACATGTGAGGACGGCCTCGTGGTTGGTCTCGATTTGAGCGAAGAGTCAATCTCTGGCGGAATCAATGGTTCCTCGAGCCTCTTTAGGCTCAAGTTCCTTCGAAGCCTGAACTTGGCATTCAACGACTTCAACTCCATTGCGATTCCATCAGGCCTCGCTAATCTCAGCCGCTTGGCACATCTCAACTTGTCCAATGCTGGATTTGCTGGGCAGATTCCTGTGGAGCTATCGTGCCTAACGAAGTTACGTACTCTTGATCTCAGTCTTGTTTACAACATTCACAAGGGTTTGTTGACACTTGAGAAGCTCTCTTTGAGGTCGCTAATTGAGGATATGGGGGAGTTAAGGGAGCTATACCTTGATCAGGTCAATGTGTCTGCTAAGGGAAGTGAGTGGTGCGATGCATTGTCTTCttcagtgccaaaacttgagGTGTTGAGCATGTCATATTGTTCTTTGTTTGGTCCTATAGACCCTTCCCTTTTGCGTCTTGCTAATCTGTCGATCATTCGACTCGATGGCAATGACTTGTTCTCCACGGTTCCTAGTTTCTTAGCGAATTTTTCTAGCTTGAAAACTCTGAGCCTAGGGGAAGTTGGTCTATGGGGAGAATTTCCTCATGAAATCTTCCAAATACAAACACTTCATACCCTTGACCTATCATCCAATGAACTCCTTGAGGGTTCTTTGCCAGAATTTCCTGAGAATGGTTCTCTTCAGACATTGATTCTTAGTGACACGAATATTTCCAGGAAGTTTCCAGATTCAATTGGTAATCTTAGAAATCTGTCAAGAATAGAACTG TTTTACTGGTCCAATTCCATCACTTAG
- the LOC104432007 gene encoding uncharacterized protein LOC104432007 isoform X2 gives MQLQKHLAFFLCAFATSTAVFQRRAKKVRGLFEHLNTHQAKHVGFSRRFHLLRRHRCRRRRFFPELFASLLHHSPGQNLPFHLSAGTCGVCSTSIVFVVTRCSSPIKAMAAEAEILSVPDKELRPCSPQGKQALISLSDKTDLLFLEKASRNWGILLSQLEEPHLLWKMPGCPSPKWNSLLASRRWFVSLSLTCIVYSFLSLVALS, from the exons ATGCAACTTCAAAAGCATTTAGCATTTTTCCTTTGTGCCTTTGCCACGTCCACGGCCGTCTTCCAGCGCCGCGCGAAGAAGGTAAGGGGTTTGTTTGAACACTTAAACACTCATCAAGCAAAGCATGTTGGGTTCTCCCGCCGCTTCCacctcctccgccgccaccgctgccgccgccgccgcttcttTCCGGAGCTCTTTGCTTCACTTCTCCACCATTCACCGGGCCAGAACTTGCCCTTCCACCTCTCAGCCG GTACCTGTGGGGTGTGTTCGACTTCAATCGTGTTCGTCGTCACGCGCTGCTCCTCTCCGATCAAAGCCATGGCTGCCGAGGCTGAGATTCTGTCCGTGCCCGACAAGGAGCTGCGCCCTTGTTCTCCTC AGGGCAAGCAGGCATTGATATCTTTGTCTGACAAAACTGATTTGCTTTTCTTGGAAAAGGCCTCCAGGAATTGGG GTATACTGTTGTCTCAACTGGAGGAACCGCATCTGCTCTGGAAAATGCCAGGTTGTCCGTCACCAAAGTGGAACAGCTTACTTGCTTCCCGGAGATGGTTTGTTTCTTTGTCCCTTACTTGCattgtttattcttttctttctttagttgCCTTGTCTTAG